The genomic DNA GACAGAGCCGATGGATTTGTCGCTGGAGCAATCTCTTACGCTCTTGCGAAGCGAGAACAAAAGCCTCAGGATTGCCGGGAAGGAAGTGGAGCTGGCGAAGAATGAACACCAGAAGCTCAATGCTTTTTGGTATCCCACTATCAGTGCTGCGGGAGCTTATGTGCATATGTCGAACCCGATCGAGGTACGCCAATCCCTGAACCAGTTCACCGATCCGGCGAAAGAATATGTCCATTCTATCCTGCCCAACGACCAGTTTATCTCATCACTTCTCGATAAGATTGGACAAAACACATTGACGTTGCCGCTCATCTCGCAAAATATCACGTCGATCGATGCAAACTTGACCTGGCCCATTTTTACTGGCGGCAAGCGCATCTATGCTGGCAAGATCGGCAAGAAACTTGTCTCCGTTGCCGAAGTCAACCGCGAACAGGTAAGCGCGAACCAACAGACTTTGCTGATCGAAAGTTATTTTGGCTTACGTCTCGGCCAGCGGGTTGTCGAGGTCAAGACGGAAACTTACAACTCCCTGAAAATCCATTACGACCAGGCTTTGAAGTTAGAGCAACAAGGGATGATCAACCGGGCTGAGCGTCTTGTAGCCCAGGTAAGCATGGAAGAGGCGAAGCGCGAACTCGAATCCGCCCGGAAAGACCTCGAAGTCGCCAGTCAGGCACTCAAGAGCTTGATCAACATAGGAGAAGAACAGGTGATCCGCACGACGACTTCCCTTTTTATCAACGAGAGTATCCCCTCGGCCAACTATTTCAAGGAGATGATCCCTTTTAACAATTACTTGGTCAACCAACTGAAGCTACAGGAAAATATCGCCGGCGACCAGTTGAAGATCGGTCGTTCAGGTTATCTCCCCAATATCGCCCTGATCGGCAAGCAGACTCTCTATGCGGATGGAGTCGACAAATATCTCATGCCGCGCACGATGATCGGGGTTGGCTTTACCTGGAACATTTTCGACGGACTCGACCGGGAAAAACGTATCCGGCAGGCACGTCTGACCAGTCAGTCGCTAGCCATCGGGAAAGAGAAAGCCGTGACCGATTTGCAGGTAGGAGTCGATAAGTTCTACTCCCAGATGCAGAATGCGATGGACAATGTCAAGGCGTTAAATACTACGCTTGAGATGAGCAACGAACTGGTTCGTATCCGCGAGAAATCCTTCAAGGAAGGAATGGCGACCTCGTCGGATGTGGTAGACGCTGAGGTGGTTCTCTCGAAGGTGAAGACCGCCTTCTTGCTCGCCTACTACCAATACGATGTGGCGCTTGCTAATCTCCTGTCCATTTGTGGTATTCCCGAAGCTTTTCACCAATACCGGATGGACGGTAAAACAGAGATCTTATAAACATAAAACCGTATAATCATGGACAAATCGAAGAAATATCTGGCGATCTCCTTTATAGTAGTGCTGATTGCCGTAATCATCCTGTCTTTCGTGGGTATGTTCTTGTTGAAGGATAAACCTGTGATCTTGCAGGGACAAATCGAAGCAACCGAGATACGTATCTCCGGAAAACTGCCTGGCCGTATCGATACATTCCTAGTAGAGGAAGGACAGAATGTAAAGGCCGGAGACACCCTTGTTGTCATCAACAGCCCTGAAGCGCTTGCCAAATACCAGCAAGTGAACGCTCTCGAAAGTATCGCCCGTTTCCAAAACCAGAAGGTAGACGAGGGAACGCGCAAGCAGATCATTGCCACTGTCCAGCAGCTCTGGAACAAATCGAAGTCGGACCTCGAACTGGCAAAGACCACCTACAACCGTATTGAAGTCCTGTATAGGGACAGCGTTGTTTCTTCGCAACGGCGAGACGAAGTGAAAGCTTTATATGATGCTGCCGTAGCCGGTGAACGGGCGGCCTGGAACCAATACCAGATGGCGCTCGACGGCGCCCAAATACAGGATAGAGAGAGTGCCCGCTCTTTGGTGAACGCAGCTAAAGGCACGGTCGAAGAGGTTGCAGCCCTCTTGCAGGACGCCCGCTTGACAGCCCCGGAATCCGGCCA from Parabacteroides merdae ATCC 43184 includes the following:
- a CDS encoding TolC family protein — protein: MICNFTHFSIALLWFLPVFSSAQTEPMDLSLEQSLTLLRSENKSLRIAGKEVELAKNEHQKLNAFWYPTISAAGAYVHMSNPIEVRQSLNQFTDPAKEYVHSILPNDQFISSLLDKIGQNTLTLPLISQNITSIDANLTWPIFTGGKRIYAGKIGKKLVSVAEVNREQVSANQQTLLIESYFGLRLGQRVVEVKTETYNSLKIHYDQALKLEQQGMINRAERLVAQVSMEEAKRELESARKDLEVASQALKSLINIGEEQVIRTTTSLFINESIPSANYFKEMIPFNNYLVNQLKLQENIAGDQLKIGRSGYLPNIALIGKQTLYADGVDKYLMPRTMIGVGFTWNIFDGLDREKRIRQARLTSQSLAIGKEKAVTDLQVGVDKFYSQMQNAMDNVKALNTTLEMSNELVRIREKSFKEGMATSSDVVDAEVVLSKVKTAFLLAYYQYDVALANLLSICGIPEAFHQYRMDGKTEIL
- a CDS encoding HlyD family secretion protein, whose translation is MDKSKKYLAISFIVVLIAVIILSFVGMFLLKDKPVILQGQIEATEIRISGKLPGRIDTFLVEEGQNVKAGDTLVVINSPEALAKYQQVNALESIARFQNQKVDEGTRKQIIATVQQLWNKSKSDLELAKTTYNRIEVLYRDSVVSSQRRDEVKALYDAAVAGERAAWNQYQMALDGAQIQDRESARSLVNAAKGTVEEVAALLQDARLTAPESGQISTIFPKRGELVGAGMPIMNLIVLDDVHIVLNVREDRLPFFPMGGTFVADIPAIDKKNIEFKINYVSPLGSFATWKSTKQTGSYDLRTFEVHALPVRKVEGLRPGMSVLVELTMDN